The sequence tattttagattttatttattcaatgcaaataaaattttaatatttatatgttttaaaaaaactgTCCATCGCACGAATCCCCTGTTAGGATATATATTAGAGGAAATATTTACCATTAAAGAGAATCTTAAGAAGAATATGTGAATTCCGAAtgagaaattattaatatgAAAGAACAtgttttaaaaaacaaaaaatataaatatatttggtttataatatcaattttattttaagctATAAAgtataaaatcagttttaaacTATAAAGTTATCTATATATTTTAttcaaattataaatataatctaacaaaaatttaaaatcacttaaagaaaatttaaataatatgcATATTTCTATATCAGGTCTGATTCTATCCTTTAGACTATTCGGACTGGAatccctttttcttttgttttattcCATTCGatcatattattttaattttaattttaaataattctTATATTTAAGTATATTACTTAATTTTACTATACAAATATTGTTTGgatatattaaataaacgttataataaaagaaaaaataaaagaaaaattaaatgtatcatgtttgttaaaaaaatatataaaaaatcatgtttttattttctctaaaaatatatataaaaaaccaAAACCGTGTATagtaaaacctcgataaatgtaTATCATTGGGACcggaaaaaatattcatttagcgagattatttatttatcgataaatgaataaattattcatttatcgataaatcaatatttattattttataaatatttttttattataaaatgcATATATTGTATGtggtaagaaaaatcaaaagacATCAATTAAAATATTACTTGAATCTAGAgacgtttaattttttttggtgaaaCTTAATACATTTAAAACTAAGTTCATGTACATAACAAATGAAAAGGTTTAGGGACCGTTTGTTTTGGGAGTTTCAGGAAAGGGTAAAGGAATGAGGAGGTTCCATTCCTTTTGTTGGTGTTTATTTTGTCAATTTAATCATTCCCTTTACCTTCTTTTAGTTTTGGATTTACCTCTAACTCCTCCAATCTCATTCCCGCCAACCCCCTAAGGTTTTCCATTCTCTTTCCCCTCTTTTCCACTAATTTAAACATCTACTCTCcttataaaatttcattttctattttgtttttaattttattttggtccatatatttatttattgttacTTTTTTAATCCttggattaatttcactttcgatccttatatttatatattatttatttatttattcttaaattttttttgactaatttttacttttttatttttatttttattttgatctttatatttatttattttttttattcctagACTAATCTCACCTTTGATCCTTATATatacttatttgtttttattttttatcctgaaaaataattttgacaaatattattttttatcatattattcggttttggtatttatttttaattattttaaaataaaatatttatgcattttctttgatttattttatttctgtttcTTCAGTTTCAtcgtcttttgattttaatagttgaataaattgattttcattcttataTTTACATGTGATTAATATAGACATATTATTGTAtagaaattattgttaaaaatatAAGTATAGTTTATCACCTTATTTAAACGAAACAACCACAAATAGAATTATAGGTATACCATTCCCTTTGTGGAACTGAAACAAACAGAGAAGGAAATTCATGGTTATTCCATTcttttttccttgttttctttTGTTGATTCCATTCATTACCCTTAtgcgaaccaaacgcccccccTAGTATTTAGCTATAAAAGACAGAAGATATATTCCAAGTACACATTCTTTTCTCCTCCAATGGTTTCTCATCATTGAAAGGTTTTGGTCtatttaattcaataattattaatttatattttcattgggcccttaaggatttaaatatttttattacttaatgcatttaattattactttagtccattgacCCAAATTGAAACCAAAAGAATTTACTATATAAatgaggttattactttatcgaacatccatttatcgaggtttaaccgCAATAGAGATCTAAACCTAGTTTGGATGGAGGTATTTTAAAGTAAAGTAAGGTAGGGTAAGGTAAGTGAAGTGAATGAAATAATTTATTGTGTTTGGATAGAAGGTAAGGTaagtgatggtttaataatgtaattgtGTTTGGTTTGATGGTAAGGTAAAGTATGGTGAGGTAAGTTATAGgcaaaattacttttatatccaAACAATGtcttgttttaaaataaaatatggagggtaattttggaaaagaaaaatTTGTCACCTCCCTACCCTCCAATTTGGGGTGTAAAGAAAATCAGTCAAATTTCACCTCACCTACCCTCACTTGCTATTACATTCAATTACACCTCAAAACAAATAAGATCAACTACCCTCACTTACAAGAGCATGTTTTTGCACATTATTCCCTAAAGTTAAAGGCTGTTACACTTGAACCGGAGACGATccggatttgttttttttttacatctcCGAATATGAAAATCGTGTTCAGAAAACAGGCCAACACGACCTGAACTGCGAAACAGACAATCAAAAAATTTCCGGAACACGATAGTTTACCCTAAAAACGAGCCCACTGTCTTCCCCTCATCTCTCATTTCTGGTTTCTCGACGTTATTCAATTCTTGAAAAACTAGATCTCCATCCTTCATTGAGGACCCTTAATTTGTTCAAGTTCTCTTGGAATTTTGTGTTGCAGATAGATATACAGAGATTTTGCATTTTAAATCTCAGAGAAGGTTCGATCGCTTAATTGAGCATGGTAGCTGCGGAAGTTTTGAAAGTGAAGGAGCGCGTAAGGAAACGGCCTCGGCTTGCCTGGGACGTAGGCCCATCTGAACCAGAGGTCGGTTCGTTTTCAAGTCATCAATTCTTGCTAGGGTTAGGGTTAGGTTTAATCTAAAGAGAATTCCGAATCTCCGCGAGCTTGCAGAATGTTTTGGGTCTTGCCACTTTAACGGTTACGAATAAGATCGATGCTTAAGCTATATGGTTTTGTTTGATGGCTTTTTTATAGGCACAAAGGGCTTTGGTGGTTATTGGAAACGAAGGGGCCTCAAGGCATACTTCACCGCCTAGAAGGGACGACGATCGTGAGGGGCATTATGTGTTTAATCTCGGCGAGAATCTTACTCCACGTTGTaagtttatatttaaaatttagtttttcagCTTATGCATCTTGACAGGCGTTGAATGTAGATTGTGAACTTTGAGCATTTACACAATTAGTTACTTTGTGCATTTGATTCATTGCCTTCTGTTTCTGATGAAGAaattccttaatttttttttttatcaaacaccTTCTCACAGATAAAATACTCAGCAAAATGGGGGAAGGTTAGCAGCCAAATGCTAATGATATCTACCAGATCTAAATTTTTTTGTGATTCTGTTTGTGCCATTCAGCAAATTACTAGTGTTGTAGGCACTTTTGGCCGAGTTTTGGAATGTTGGGATCGTCAAACACGGGAATATGTAGCAGTCAAGGTAGTTCGTAGCATACGAAAGTATCGTGATGCAGCAATGATTGAAGTTGATATACTTCAACACCTTTCTAAGAATGACAAAGACAGTGCCTCACGGTACATATTTCTGGGTTTCAGCTGGCAGAAAAGTTACATGTTTGTATCttccatagttattaaaggcacgcctatggcgcaccaggcgcaggCCTTAGCGCCATGACATCCCCATGGCGTGGCGCAACCACCATGGCGTGCGACTGGTGCGCCATTTTGCGCCAAGGGGCAGTTTCCAAAGGCGCACCTTGGTGAGTTAGGGACagttttattgtttttgtgACAGTTACATATATGGAACAAGTGTTCTGAAgggtccaaaaaaaaaaaaaaagggcggcccggtcgcattacgcgtccccgctgagcgagggtccggggaggggtcccaccacaagggtgtattgggggcaagccttcccttgccaatttaattggcaagaggccgctcctaagactcgaacccgtgacctcaggtcacacggcaacaacgttttaccgttgcgccaaggctcgcccttcTGAAGGGtccaaaatgagaaaaaaatacaaatattaaaaaggaaGAGAGAGATTATACATTTGAATTAATTAGAAGAGTCAATGAGAAAATCTTATTATAAAAGGAAGATGTTTAGTAGAACAAAACACAGAAAGCGAATTCAAATAGAAACAAAGCAGTCAAGGGAATTCAAATTCAACATGAGTGATtaatttggagagttttgatgaggagtagaacttaggatttagtattcaactttagctttctaacatggggtttattttgcattttaaaacttatttatgttTAATAGTCATGATTTAGTATTCGTTGCaattttatgttagttttatagttttataatttttgtttttgtaagtgcGCCTTGTCTTGCTATGGCGCGCCCCATCGCCGTGCGCcatgcgccaaggctccaggacccctagCGCTTTAGTGCGCCAtgtgcctttaataactatggtaTCTTCATTTTTCGGTGCAACTAGGTCTCATATTCCTACATTTTGTTTTGTTTCCTTGATGCAGCTGCGTGCAGATTAGAAATTGGTTCGATTACCGGAATCATATTTGCATAGTAAGTATTCCAATGTAGCCTGCAATTGCTTGTCCTTCATTTTTACTTTGACAGCTTTCTTGTCTATCTGCCGTTTATGTGTTTTATCTGTTATTAATGATATGTCATTACTATGCCCAAATTTGGGTTTCCTCTCTCTGCCTCTTGTTTGTTGTCTTGTTCTAAGATTGTGTGATGACTATAGTTGTTTTATTGAAGTATGGTGGTTTAAATGTAATCATCCATATTGGCTTATTGATTAAACTGGAAACTAAAGACAAACCTTCCTTTGATCATTCGATGATGTTACCAGGTATTTGAGAAGCTTGGACCAagtttatttgattttctaaAGAGAAATAAATACTGCCCATTCCCTGTGGATCTTGTTCGGGAATTTGGACGACAGCTTTTGGAATCTGTAGCATGTGTGTGGATTATTCTTGCCTTTTAGTTTTTCACTTTCCTCATCTGTTCTGATCAAACATCCTTTTACTGGTGTTGTATTTTTTATTGGGGACACAATTGCATCTATTGTAACATTTTCTTTTCTATGATTGATCATATATGGCAGATATGCATGATTTACGCCTAATACATACTGACCTGAAGCCAGAAAATATACTTCTTGTGTCGTCTGACCATATAAAGGTTCCAGGTTGCAAGGTATTTGGGCTTTTAATTGGAAAATAATGTCATTATAGATTTGGGTGTAGAGTTGGttataatgttaaaaaatgCTTGAAATGGTACAGAGGAATCCTTCAGATGAAACACATTTCAGGTGCTTGCCAAAGTCAAGTGCCATTAAGCTGATTGATTTTGGTAGTACTACATTTGATAATCAGAATCATAGCTCCATTGTGTCCACAAGACATTACAGAGCCCCTGAGGTTATTCTAGGTAACTAGTTACTGCATTTGCTTTTATGCATGTTGCCTTCTCA comes from Euphorbia lathyris chromosome 8, ddEupLath1.1, whole genome shotgun sequence and encodes:
- the LOC136202773 gene encoding serine/threonine-protein kinase AFC3 isoform X3, whose translation is MVAAEVLKVKERVRKRPRLAWDVGPSEPEAQRALVVIGNEGASRHTSPPRRDDDREGHYVFNLGENLTPRYKILSKMGEGTFGRVLECWDRQTREYVAVKVVRSIRKYRDAAMIEVDILQHLSKNDKDSASRCVQIRNWFDYRNHICIVFEKLGPSLFDFLKRNKYCPFPVDLVREFGRQLLESVAYMHDLRLIHTDLKPENILLVSSDHIKVPGCKRNPSDETHFRCLPKSSAIKLIDFGSTTFDNQNHSSIVSTRHYRAPEVILGLGWSYPCDLWSVGCILVELCSGEALFQTHENLEHLAMMERVLGPLPEHMIRKAKRGAEKYFRRGTRVNWPEGAVSRESIRAVKKLDRLKYEPSERLTAHEALDHTFFKNPT
- the LOC136202773 gene encoding serine/threonine-protein kinase AFC3 isoform X2, with product MVAAEVLKVKERVRKRPRLAWDVGPSEPEAQRALVVIGNEGASRHTSPPRRDDDREGHYVFNLGENLTPRCTFGRVLECWDRQTREYVAVKVVRSIRKYRDAAMIEVDILQHLSKNDKDSASRCVQIRNWFDYRNHICIVFEKLGPSLFDFLKRNKYCPFPVDLVREFGRQLLESVAYMHDLRLIHTDLKPENILLVSSDHIKVPGCKRNPSDETHFRCLPKSSAIKLIDFGSTTFDNQNHSSIVSTRHYRAPEVILGLGWSYPCDLWSVGCILVELCSGEALFQTHENLEHLAMMERVLGPLPEHMIRKAKRGAEKYFRRGTRVNWPEGAVSRESIRAVKKLDRLKNMVSQPIGLIDLLHGLLKYEPSERLTAHEALDHTFFKNPT
- the LOC136202773 gene encoding serine/threonine-protein kinase AFC3 isoform X4, with translation MVAAEVLKVKERVRKRPRLAWDVGPSEPEAQRALVVIGNEGASRHTSPPRRDDDREGHYVFNLGENLTPRYKILSKMGEGTFGRVLECWDRQTREYVAVKVVRSIRKYRDAAMIEVDILQHLSKNDKDSASRCVQIRNWFDYRNHICIVFEKLGPSLFDFLKRNKYCPFPVDLVREFGRQLLESVACLGWSYPCDLWSVGCILVELCSGEALFQTHENLEHLAMMERVLGPLPEHMIRKAKRGAEKYFRRGTRVNWPEGAVSRESIRAVKKLDRLKNMVSQPIGLIDLLHGLLKYEPSERLTAHEALDHTFFKNPT
- the LOC136202773 gene encoding serine/threonine-protein kinase AFC3 isoform X1 is translated as MVAAEVLKVKERVRKRPRLAWDVGPSEPEAQRALVVIGNEGASRHTSPPRRDDDREGHYVFNLGENLTPRYKILSKMGEGTFGRVLECWDRQTREYVAVKVVRSIRKYRDAAMIEVDILQHLSKNDKDSASRCVQIRNWFDYRNHICIVFEKLGPSLFDFLKRNKYCPFPVDLVREFGRQLLESVAYMHDLRLIHTDLKPENILLVSSDHIKVPGCKRNPSDETHFRCLPKSSAIKLIDFGSTTFDNQNHSSIVSTRHYRAPEVILGLGWSYPCDLWSVGCILVELCSGEALFQTHENLEHLAMMERVLGPLPEHMIRKAKRGAEKYFRRGTRVNWPEGAVSRESIRAVKKLDRLKNMVSQPIGLIDLLHGLLKYEPSERLTAHEALDHTFFKNPT